Proteins encoded together in one Oncorhynchus mykiss isolate Arlee chromosome 7, USDA_OmykA_1.1, whole genome shotgun sequence window:
- the LOC110527649 gene encoding transcriptional regulator Myc-2: protein MLQSFSQSLDWFYSEPLLFDDEFCQSLMKDLQSLPTPPQSPPLKTGLHAKPLSKEDQLSYVSDILLEDQDPQLNWNCDFLYDGGATETKDQQPDESDDCLWHCLGDKSMEKLSSVLSSSPLLSDIDTSIFEEIAGSTLDCHSVALACQALENEDLLLDSQEQGSESTSDYGSAGGEFSTYSSSASDSEEEIDVVTVKRTTSSSLSQSVEESRRRQRALKRQHLEIQLQHNYAAPCPASPLHSEPSSTSYHKRTRSSDSHRHHHHSSSGRSSRHNLSSQQHQSSSRQSTDVEDEEERRHTHNVMERQRRNELKNCFLRLRDNVPELSNNDKASKVVILKRACDSIRGLELAGQRLNDKRDKLRERQEQLKVKLEQLRRQWCD, encoded by the exons ATGCTGCAGAGTTTCTCCCAGTCACTAGACTGGTTCTACTCGGAGCCTCTCTTGTTTGATGATGAATTCTGCCAGAGCTTGATGAAGGACCTACAGTCGCTCCCCACGCCACCCCAGTCCCCTCCATTGAAGACTGGACTCCATGCCAAACCACTTTCCAAGGAGGACCAGTTGAGCTACGTCTCAGACATACTCCTGGAGGATCAGGACCCACAACTAAATTGGAATTGTGACTTTTTGTACGATGGCGGTGCAACCGAGACAAAGGACCAACAGCCAGATGAGTCCGACGACTGTTTATGGCATTGCCTCGGTGATAAGTCTATGGAGAAGCTATCATCTGTGCTCTCCAGCAGCCCGCTGCTCTCGGACATAGACACAAGTATTTTCGAGGAAATTGCCGGCTCCACACTGGATTGCCACAGCGTGGCGCTCGCATGCCAAGCTTTGGAGAATGAGGATTTACTATTGGACAGTCAGGAGCAAGGCAGCGAGTCGACTTCAGACTACGGCTCAGCAGGAGGTGAATTCTCAACGTATTCGAGCAGTGCCAGTGATTCTG aggaggagatagaCGTGGTGACAGTGAAGAGGACCACCAGCTCCTCACTCTCCCAGTCGGTAGAAGAGAGCCGGCGGCGACAGCGCGCCCTAAAGCGGCAACACCTGGAGATCCAGCTGCAGCACAACTACGCCGCCCCCTGCCCTGCATCGCCCCTCCACTCAGAGCCCTCGTCCACTTCCTACCACAAGCGCACCCGGTCCTCCGACTCCCACAGACACCACCATCACAGCTCGTCGGGCCGCTCGTCGCGACACAACCTCAGCAGTCAACAACACCAGTCTAGCTCTAGGCAGTCGACTgatgtggaggatgaggaggagaggaggcatacCCACAACGTGATGGAGAGGCAACGGCGCAACGAGCTGAAGAACTGTTTCCTGCGGCTCAGGGACAACGTGCCTGAGCTGTCCAACAACGACAAGGCCTCCAAGGTGGTCATCCTGAAGAGGGCGTGCGACAGCATCCGTGGCCTGGAGCTGGCGGGCCAGAGACTAAATGACAAGCGAGACAAGCTCCGAGAGAGGCAGGAGCAGCTCAAAGTTAAACTGGAGCAGCTCAGGAGGCAATGGTGTGACTGA